One Osmerus mordax isolate fOsmMor3 chromosome 16, fOsmMor3.pri, whole genome shotgun sequence genomic window carries:
- the dtna gene encoding dystrobrevin alpha isoform X1: MVLSEGAIEARAASGDTMADRRQLFAEMRAQDLDSIRLSTYRTACKLRFVQKKCNLHLVDIWNVIEAFRENGLNTMDLNTEFTVARLEAILSTIFCQLNKRMPTTHQISVEQSISLLLNFLLAAYDPEGLGKISVFIVKMALATICGGKIIDKLRYIFSQISDPGGILVYSQFDQFLREVLKLPMTVFEGPSFGYTEQATRTCFAQQKKVSLNTFLDTLMWDPPPQCLVWLPLMHRLANVENVFHPVECSYCHSESMMGFRYRCQQCHNYQLCQDCFWRGHASGSHSNQHQMKEYTSWKSPAKKLSSALSKSLSCASSREPLHPMFPDMLEKPLNLAHIVPPRPMNLTNDYTLSHSMPTTGNPYSTKHTKNNEVEHRKNLARAAPDLLRGKGLNYSLDVADRLADEHVLIGLYVNLLQNNPKCLLESNNHQDEEHSLIARYAARLASDAAVTQRVQQQRVPTELCFSLDANKQQRQLIAELEDKNREILQEIQRLRVQHEQASQPPPDKGQQNPTLLAELRLLRQRKDELEQRMSALQESRRELMVQLEQLMMLLKEEERKQATQGPSSPRSSPSHTVCRPIPTPTQSESAGTTPTHTPQDSLMGVGGDVQEAFAQGPRRNLRNDLLVAADSITNTMSSLVKELNSEGGSETESLLDSEFGRCQIDDMMPTPSSEGLLAQVATRPRHAGAGEEVSYENELERQLEGELVKHRPEPEQAMVTLKQ, encoded by the exons ATGGTTCTTTCTGAAGG AGCCATAGAGGCCCGTGCGGCGAGCGGCGACACCATGGCGGACCGAAGACAACTGTTTGCGGAGATGA GGGCTCAAGATCTGGACTCCATAAGGTTGTCGACGTACAGGACAGCTTGCAAACTCAGATTTGTTCAGAAGAAATGCAACC TTCATTTGGTGGACATCTGGAATGTGATCGAGGCTTTCAGAGAGAATGGCCTCAACACCATGGACCTCAACACGGAGTTCACTGTGGCGCGGCTGGAAGCAATACTGTCCACCATCTTCTGCCAGCTGAACAAGCGCATGCCCACCACTCACCAGATCAGCGTGGAGCAGTCCATAAGCCTACTGCTCAACTTCCTGCTGGCGGCGTATGACCC GGAAGGCCTTGGAAAAATATCCGTCTTCATTGTCAAAATGGCCCTAGCAACCATTTGCGGAGGGAAGATTATAGACAAGCTAAGAT ACATTTTTTCACAGATATCAGATCCTGGTGGTATCCTGGTATACTCCCAGTTTGACCAATTTCTAAGGGAGGTACTCAAATTACCAATGACCGTTTTTGAGGGGCCATCCTTTGGCTATACTGAGCAAGCCACAAGAACATGCTTTGCACAGCAG AAAAAGGTGTCCCTCAACACCTTCCTGGATACGCTGATGTGGGACCCTCCCCCTCAGTGTCTGGTGTGGTTACCGCTCATGCACCGCCTCGCCAATGTGGAGAACG tCTTCCACCCGGTCGAGTGCTCCTACTGCCACAGTGAGAGTATGATGGGCTTCCGCTACCGCTGCCAGCAATGTCATAATTACCAGCTCTGTCAGGACTGCTTCTGGAGGGGGCATGCCAGCGGTTCCCATAGCAACCAGCACCAGATGAAGGAATACACGTCATgg AAATCCCCTGCGAAGAAGTTATCGAGCGCGCTCAGTAAGTCCCTGAGCTGTGCGTCCAGTCGGGAGCCTCTCCACCCCATGTTCCCTGACATGCTTGAGAAGCCCCTAAACCTAGCCCACATAGT GCCACCCAGACCAATGAACCTGACCAACGACTACACCCTCTCCCACTCCATGCCCACCACGGGGAACCCCTACTCCACCAAACA CACCAAGAATAATGAAGTTGAGCACAGAAAAAACTTGGCTAGGGCCGCACCAGATCTGTTGAGAGGGAAGGG GTTAAACTACAGCCTTGATGTGGCCGATAGACTTGCCGATGAACATGTTCTGATTGGCCTCTATGTGAATCTGCTCCAAAACAACCCTAAATG TTTGCTGGAGAGCAACAACCACCAGGATGAAGAGCACAGCCTCATCGCCCGCTACGCCGCCAGACTGGCCTCCGACGCAGCCGTCACG cagcgTGTGCAGCAGCAGAGGGTCCCCACAGAGCTGTGCTTCTCTCTGGACGCCAACAAGCAGCAGCGGCAGCTGATCGCTGAGCTGGAGGACAAAAACAG AGAGATCCTGCAGGAGATCCAGAGGTTGCGTGTGCAGCATGAGcaggcctcccagcctcccccagacaAGGGCCAGCAGAACCCCACTCTCCTGGCTGAGCTTCGCCTCCTCAG GCAACGCAAAGACGAGCTGGAGCAAAGAATGTCGGCTCTGCAGGAGAGTCGTAGGGAGCTCATGGTGCAGCTGGAGCAGCTGATGATGCTGCTGAAG GAGGAAGAACGGAAGCAAGCT ACCCAGGGTCCTAGCTCCCCTCGCTCCTCCCCCAGCCACACCGTGTGCCGGCCCATCCCCACGCCGACCCAGTCAGAGTCCGCcggcaccacccccacacacacgcctcaggACTCTCtcatgggggtgggaggggacgTGCAGGAGGCCTTCGCTCAGG GACCCAGGAGAAACCTGAGGAACGACCTCCTCGTCGCCGCCGACTCCATCACTAACACCATGTCATCGCTCGTCAAGGAGCTGAACTCAG AGGGGGGCAGCGAGACAGAGAGCCTTCTGGACTCAGAGTTCGGGCGTTGCCAGATCGACGACATGATGCCCACTCCCAGCTCAGAGGGGCTCCTGGCGCAGGTCGCCACCAGACCaag GCATGCAGGcgcgggagaggaggtgagctaCGAGAACGAGTTGGAACGTcagctggagggggagctggtGAAACACCGACCGGAGCCAGAGCAAGCCATG GTGACATTGAAGCAATGA
- the dtna gene encoding dystrobrevin alpha isoform X2 produces the protein MVLSEGAIEARAASGDTMADRRQLFAEMRAQDLDSIRLSTYRTACKLRFVQKKCNLHLVDIWNVIEAFRENGLNTMDLNTEFTVARLEAILSTIFCQLNKRMPTTHQISVEQSISLLLNFLLAAYDPEGLGKISVFIVKMALATICGGKIIDKLRYIFSQISDPGGILVYSQFDQFLREVLKLPMTVFEGPSFGYTEQATRTCFAQQKKVSLNTFLDTLMWDPPPQCLVWLPLMHRLANVENVFHPVECSYCHSESMMGFRYRCQQCHNYQLCQDCFWRGHASGSHSNQHQMKEYTSWKSPAKKLSSALSKSLSCASSREPLHPMFPDMLEKPLNLAHIVPPRPMNLTNDYTLSHSMPTTGNPYSTKHTKNNEVEHRKNLARAAPDLLRGKGLNYSLDVADRLADEHVLIGLYVNLLQNNPKCLLESNNHQDEEHSLIARYAARLASDAAVTRVQQQRVPTELCFSLDANKQQRQLIAELEDKNREILQEIQRLRVQHEQASQPPPDKGQQNPTLLAELRLLRQRKDELEQRMSALQESRRELMVQLEQLMMLLKEEERKQATQGPSSPRSSPSHTVCRPIPTPTQSESAGTTPTHTPQDSLMGVGGDVQEAFAQGPRRNLRNDLLVAADSITNTMSSLVKELNSEGGSETESLLDSEFGRCQIDDMMPTPSSEGLLAQVATRPRHAGAGEEVSYENELERQLEGELVKHRPEPEQAMVTLKQ, from the exons ATGGTTCTTTCTGAAGG AGCCATAGAGGCCCGTGCGGCGAGCGGCGACACCATGGCGGACCGAAGACAACTGTTTGCGGAGATGA GGGCTCAAGATCTGGACTCCATAAGGTTGTCGACGTACAGGACAGCTTGCAAACTCAGATTTGTTCAGAAGAAATGCAACC TTCATTTGGTGGACATCTGGAATGTGATCGAGGCTTTCAGAGAGAATGGCCTCAACACCATGGACCTCAACACGGAGTTCACTGTGGCGCGGCTGGAAGCAATACTGTCCACCATCTTCTGCCAGCTGAACAAGCGCATGCCCACCACTCACCAGATCAGCGTGGAGCAGTCCATAAGCCTACTGCTCAACTTCCTGCTGGCGGCGTATGACCC GGAAGGCCTTGGAAAAATATCCGTCTTCATTGTCAAAATGGCCCTAGCAACCATTTGCGGAGGGAAGATTATAGACAAGCTAAGAT ACATTTTTTCACAGATATCAGATCCTGGTGGTATCCTGGTATACTCCCAGTTTGACCAATTTCTAAGGGAGGTACTCAAATTACCAATGACCGTTTTTGAGGGGCCATCCTTTGGCTATACTGAGCAAGCCACAAGAACATGCTTTGCACAGCAG AAAAAGGTGTCCCTCAACACCTTCCTGGATACGCTGATGTGGGACCCTCCCCCTCAGTGTCTGGTGTGGTTACCGCTCATGCACCGCCTCGCCAATGTGGAGAACG tCTTCCACCCGGTCGAGTGCTCCTACTGCCACAGTGAGAGTATGATGGGCTTCCGCTACCGCTGCCAGCAATGTCATAATTACCAGCTCTGTCAGGACTGCTTCTGGAGGGGGCATGCCAGCGGTTCCCATAGCAACCAGCACCAGATGAAGGAATACACGTCATgg AAATCCCCTGCGAAGAAGTTATCGAGCGCGCTCAGTAAGTCCCTGAGCTGTGCGTCCAGTCGGGAGCCTCTCCACCCCATGTTCCCTGACATGCTTGAGAAGCCCCTAAACCTAGCCCACATAGT GCCACCCAGACCAATGAACCTGACCAACGACTACACCCTCTCCCACTCCATGCCCACCACGGGGAACCCCTACTCCACCAAACA CACCAAGAATAATGAAGTTGAGCACAGAAAAAACTTGGCTAGGGCCGCACCAGATCTGTTGAGAGGGAAGGG GTTAAACTACAGCCTTGATGTGGCCGATAGACTTGCCGATGAACATGTTCTGATTGGCCTCTATGTGAATCTGCTCCAAAACAACCCTAAATG TTTGCTGGAGAGCAACAACCACCAGGATGAAGAGCACAGCCTCATCGCCCGCTACGCCGCCAGACTGGCCTCCGACGCAGCCGTCACG cgTGTGCAGCAGCAGAGGGTCCCCACAGAGCTGTGCTTCTCTCTGGACGCCAACAAGCAGCAGCGGCAGCTGATCGCTGAGCTGGAGGACAAAAACAG AGAGATCCTGCAGGAGATCCAGAGGTTGCGTGTGCAGCATGAGcaggcctcccagcctcccccagacaAGGGCCAGCAGAACCCCACTCTCCTGGCTGAGCTTCGCCTCCTCAG GCAACGCAAAGACGAGCTGGAGCAAAGAATGTCGGCTCTGCAGGAGAGTCGTAGGGAGCTCATGGTGCAGCTGGAGCAGCTGATGATGCTGCTGAAG GAGGAAGAACGGAAGCAAGCT ACCCAGGGTCCTAGCTCCCCTCGCTCCTCCCCCAGCCACACCGTGTGCCGGCCCATCCCCACGCCGACCCAGTCAGAGTCCGCcggcaccacccccacacacacgcctcaggACTCTCtcatgggggtgggaggggacgTGCAGGAGGCCTTCGCTCAGG GACCCAGGAGAAACCTGAGGAACGACCTCCTCGTCGCCGCCGACTCCATCACTAACACCATGTCATCGCTCGTCAAGGAGCTGAACTCAG AGGGGGGCAGCGAGACAGAGAGCCTTCTGGACTCAGAGTTCGGGCGTTGCCAGATCGACGACATGATGCCCACTCCCAGCTCAGAGGGGCTCCTGGCGCAGGTCGCCACCAGACCaag GCATGCAGGcgcgggagaggaggtgagctaCGAGAACGAGTTGGAACGTcagctggagggggagctggtGAAACACCGACCGGAGCCAGAGCAAGCCATG GTGACATTGAAGCAATGA
- the dtna gene encoding dystrobrevin alpha isoform X6 — MVLSEGAIEARAASGDTMADRRQLFAEMRAQDLDSIRLSTYRTACKLRFVQKKCNLHLVDIWNVIEAFRENGLNTMDLNTEFTVARLEAILSTIFCQLNKRMPTTHQISVEQSISLLLNFLLAAYDPEGLGKISVFIVKMALATICGGKIIDKLRYIFSQISDPGGILVYSQFDQFLREVLKLPMTVFEGPSFGYTEQATRTCFAQQKKVSLNTFLDTLMWDPPPQCLVWLPLMHRLANVENVFHPVECSYCHSESMMGFRYRCQQCHNYQLCQDCFWRGHASGSHSNQHQMKEYTSWKSPAKKLSSALSKSLSCASSREPLHPMFPDMLEKPLNLAHIVPPRPMNLTNDYTLSHSMPTTGNPYSTKQLNYSLDVADRLADEHVLIGLYVNLLQNNPKCLLESNNHQDEEHSLIARYAARLASDAAVTRVQQQRVPTELCFSLDANKQQRQLIAELEDKNREILQEIQRLRVQHEQASQPPPDKGQQNPTLLAELRLLRQRKDELEQRMSALQESRRELMVQLEQLMMLLKEEERKQATQGPSSPRSSPSHTVCRPIPTPTQSESAGTTPTHTPQDSLMGVGGDVQEAFAQGPRRNLRNDLLVAADSITNTMSSLVKELNSEGGSETESLLDSEFGRCQIDDMMPTPSSEGLLAQVATRPRHAGAGEEVSYENELERQLEGELVKHRPEPEQAMVTLKQ, encoded by the exons ATGGTTCTTTCTGAAGG AGCCATAGAGGCCCGTGCGGCGAGCGGCGACACCATGGCGGACCGAAGACAACTGTTTGCGGAGATGA GGGCTCAAGATCTGGACTCCATAAGGTTGTCGACGTACAGGACAGCTTGCAAACTCAGATTTGTTCAGAAGAAATGCAACC TTCATTTGGTGGACATCTGGAATGTGATCGAGGCTTTCAGAGAGAATGGCCTCAACACCATGGACCTCAACACGGAGTTCACTGTGGCGCGGCTGGAAGCAATACTGTCCACCATCTTCTGCCAGCTGAACAAGCGCATGCCCACCACTCACCAGATCAGCGTGGAGCAGTCCATAAGCCTACTGCTCAACTTCCTGCTGGCGGCGTATGACCC GGAAGGCCTTGGAAAAATATCCGTCTTCATTGTCAAAATGGCCCTAGCAACCATTTGCGGAGGGAAGATTATAGACAAGCTAAGAT ACATTTTTTCACAGATATCAGATCCTGGTGGTATCCTGGTATACTCCCAGTTTGACCAATTTCTAAGGGAGGTACTCAAATTACCAATGACCGTTTTTGAGGGGCCATCCTTTGGCTATACTGAGCAAGCCACAAGAACATGCTTTGCACAGCAG AAAAAGGTGTCCCTCAACACCTTCCTGGATACGCTGATGTGGGACCCTCCCCCTCAGTGTCTGGTGTGGTTACCGCTCATGCACCGCCTCGCCAATGTGGAGAACG tCTTCCACCCGGTCGAGTGCTCCTACTGCCACAGTGAGAGTATGATGGGCTTCCGCTACCGCTGCCAGCAATGTCATAATTACCAGCTCTGTCAGGACTGCTTCTGGAGGGGGCATGCCAGCGGTTCCCATAGCAACCAGCACCAGATGAAGGAATACACGTCATgg AAATCCCCTGCGAAGAAGTTATCGAGCGCGCTCAGTAAGTCCCTGAGCTGTGCGTCCAGTCGGGAGCCTCTCCACCCCATGTTCCCTGACATGCTTGAGAAGCCCCTAAACCTAGCCCACATAGT GCCACCCAGACCAATGAACCTGACCAACGACTACACCCTCTCCCACTCCATGCCCACCACGGGGAACCCCTACTCCACCAAACA GTTAAACTACAGCCTTGATGTGGCCGATAGACTTGCCGATGAACATGTTCTGATTGGCCTCTATGTGAATCTGCTCCAAAACAACCCTAAATG TTTGCTGGAGAGCAACAACCACCAGGATGAAGAGCACAGCCTCATCGCCCGCTACGCCGCCAGACTGGCCTCCGACGCAGCCGTCACG cgTGTGCAGCAGCAGAGGGTCCCCACAGAGCTGTGCTTCTCTCTGGACGCCAACAAGCAGCAGCGGCAGCTGATCGCTGAGCTGGAGGACAAAAACAG AGAGATCCTGCAGGAGATCCAGAGGTTGCGTGTGCAGCATGAGcaggcctcccagcctcccccagacaAGGGCCAGCAGAACCCCACTCTCCTGGCTGAGCTTCGCCTCCTCAG GCAACGCAAAGACGAGCTGGAGCAAAGAATGTCGGCTCTGCAGGAGAGTCGTAGGGAGCTCATGGTGCAGCTGGAGCAGCTGATGATGCTGCTGAAG GAGGAAGAACGGAAGCAAGCT ACCCAGGGTCCTAGCTCCCCTCGCTCCTCCCCCAGCCACACCGTGTGCCGGCCCATCCCCACGCCGACCCAGTCAGAGTCCGCcggcaccacccccacacacacgcctcaggACTCTCtcatgggggtgggaggggacgTGCAGGAGGCCTTCGCTCAGG GACCCAGGAGAAACCTGAGGAACGACCTCCTCGTCGCCGCCGACTCCATCACTAACACCATGTCATCGCTCGTCAAGGAGCTGAACTCAG AGGGGGGCAGCGAGACAGAGAGCCTTCTGGACTCAGAGTTCGGGCGTTGCCAGATCGACGACATGATGCCCACTCCCAGCTCAGAGGGGCTCCTGGCGCAGGTCGCCACCAGACCaag GCATGCAGGcgcgggagaggaggtgagctaCGAGAACGAGTTGGAACGTcagctggagggggagctggtGAAACACCGACCGGAGCCAGAGCAAGCCATG GTGACATTGAAGCAATGA
- the dtna gene encoding dystrobrevin alpha isoform X5 has protein sequence MVLSEGAIEARAASGDTMADRRQLFAEMRAQDLDSIRLSTYRTACKLRFVQKKCNLHLVDIWNVIEAFRENGLNTMDLNTEFTVARLEAILSTIFCQLNKRMPTTHQISVEQSISLLLNFLLAAYDPEGLGKISVFIVKMALATICGGKIIDKLRYIFSQISDPGGILVYSQFDQFLREVLKLPMTVFEGPSFGYTEQATRTCFAQQKKVSLNTFLDTLMWDPPPQCLVWLPLMHRLANVENVFHPVECSYCHSESMMGFRYRCQQCHNYQLCQDCFWRGHASGSHSNQHQMKEYTSWKSPAKKLSSALSKSLSCASSREPLHPMFPDMLEKPLNLAHIVPPRPMNLTNDYTLSHSMPTTGNPYSTKQLNYSLDVADRLADEHVLIGLYVNLLQNNPKCLLESNNHQDEEHSLIARYAARLASDAAVTQRVQQQRVPTELCFSLDANKQQRQLIAELEDKNREILQEIQRLRVQHEQASQPPPDKGQQNPTLLAELRLLRQRKDELEQRMSALQESRRELMVQLEQLMMLLKEEERKQATQGPSSPRSSPSHTVCRPIPTPTQSESAGTTPTHTPQDSLMGVGGDVQEAFAQGPRRNLRNDLLVAADSITNTMSSLVKELNSEGGSETESLLDSEFGRCQIDDMMPTPSSEGLLAQVATRPRHAGAGEEVSYENELERQLEGELVKHRPEPEQAMVTLKQ, from the exons ATGGTTCTTTCTGAAGG AGCCATAGAGGCCCGTGCGGCGAGCGGCGACACCATGGCGGACCGAAGACAACTGTTTGCGGAGATGA GGGCTCAAGATCTGGACTCCATAAGGTTGTCGACGTACAGGACAGCTTGCAAACTCAGATTTGTTCAGAAGAAATGCAACC TTCATTTGGTGGACATCTGGAATGTGATCGAGGCTTTCAGAGAGAATGGCCTCAACACCATGGACCTCAACACGGAGTTCACTGTGGCGCGGCTGGAAGCAATACTGTCCACCATCTTCTGCCAGCTGAACAAGCGCATGCCCACCACTCACCAGATCAGCGTGGAGCAGTCCATAAGCCTACTGCTCAACTTCCTGCTGGCGGCGTATGACCC GGAAGGCCTTGGAAAAATATCCGTCTTCATTGTCAAAATGGCCCTAGCAACCATTTGCGGAGGGAAGATTATAGACAAGCTAAGAT ACATTTTTTCACAGATATCAGATCCTGGTGGTATCCTGGTATACTCCCAGTTTGACCAATTTCTAAGGGAGGTACTCAAATTACCAATGACCGTTTTTGAGGGGCCATCCTTTGGCTATACTGAGCAAGCCACAAGAACATGCTTTGCACAGCAG AAAAAGGTGTCCCTCAACACCTTCCTGGATACGCTGATGTGGGACCCTCCCCCTCAGTGTCTGGTGTGGTTACCGCTCATGCACCGCCTCGCCAATGTGGAGAACG tCTTCCACCCGGTCGAGTGCTCCTACTGCCACAGTGAGAGTATGATGGGCTTCCGCTACCGCTGCCAGCAATGTCATAATTACCAGCTCTGTCAGGACTGCTTCTGGAGGGGGCATGCCAGCGGTTCCCATAGCAACCAGCACCAGATGAAGGAATACACGTCATgg AAATCCCCTGCGAAGAAGTTATCGAGCGCGCTCAGTAAGTCCCTGAGCTGTGCGTCCAGTCGGGAGCCTCTCCACCCCATGTTCCCTGACATGCTTGAGAAGCCCCTAAACCTAGCCCACATAGT GCCACCCAGACCAATGAACCTGACCAACGACTACACCCTCTCCCACTCCATGCCCACCACGGGGAACCCCTACTCCACCAAACA GTTAAACTACAGCCTTGATGTGGCCGATAGACTTGCCGATGAACATGTTCTGATTGGCCTCTATGTGAATCTGCTCCAAAACAACCCTAAATG TTTGCTGGAGAGCAACAACCACCAGGATGAAGAGCACAGCCTCATCGCCCGCTACGCCGCCAGACTGGCCTCCGACGCAGCCGTCACG cagcgTGTGCAGCAGCAGAGGGTCCCCACAGAGCTGTGCTTCTCTCTGGACGCCAACAAGCAGCAGCGGCAGCTGATCGCTGAGCTGGAGGACAAAAACAG AGAGATCCTGCAGGAGATCCAGAGGTTGCGTGTGCAGCATGAGcaggcctcccagcctcccccagacaAGGGCCAGCAGAACCCCACTCTCCTGGCTGAGCTTCGCCTCCTCAG GCAACGCAAAGACGAGCTGGAGCAAAGAATGTCGGCTCTGCAGGAGAGTCGTAGGGAGCTCATGGTGCAGCTGGAGCAGCTGATGATGCTGCTGAAG GAGGAAGAACGGAAGCAAGCT ACCCAGGGTCCTAGCTCCCCTCGCTCCTCCCCCAGCCACACCGTGTGCCGGCCCATCCCCACGCCGACCCAGTCAGAGTCCGCcggcaccacccccacacacacgcctcaggACTCTCtcatgggggtgggaggggacgTGCAGGAGGCCTTCGCTCAGG GACCCAGGAGAAACCTGAGGAACGACCTCCTCGTCGCCGCCGACTCCATCACTAACACCATGTCATCGCTCGTCAAGGAGCTGAACTCAG AGGGGGGCAGCGAGACAGAGAGCCTTCTGGACTCAGAGTTCGGGCGTTGCCAGATCGACGACATGATGCCCACTCCCAGCTCAGAGGGGCTCCTGGCGCAGGTCGCCACCAGACCaag GCATGCAGGcgcgggagaggaggtgagctaCGAGAACGAGTTGGAACGTcagctggagggggagctggtGAAACACCGACCGGAGCCAGAGCAAGCCATG GTGACATTGAAGCAATGA
- the dtna gene encoding dystrobrevin alpha isoform X4 — protein MVLSEGAIEARAASGDTMADRRQLFAEMRAQDLDSIRLSTYRTACKLRFVQKKCNLHLVDIWNVIEAFRENGLNTMDLNTEFTVARLEAILSTIFCQLNKRMPTTHQISVEQSISLLLNFLLAAYDPEGLGKISVFIVKMALATICGGKIIDKLRYIFSQISDPGGILVYSQFDQFLREVLKLPMTVFEGPSFGYTEQATRTCFAQQKKVSLNTFLDTLMWDPPPQCLVWLPLMHRLANVENVFHPVECSYCHSESMMGFRYRCQQCHNYQLCQDCFWRGHASGSHSNQHQMKEYTSWKSPAKKLSSALSKSLSCASSREPLHPMFPDMLEKPLNLAHIVPPRPMNLTNDYTLSHSMPTTGNPYSTKHTKNNEVEHRKNLARAAPDLLRGKGLNYSLDVADRLADEHVLIGLYVNLLQNNPKCLLESNNHQDEEHSLIARYAARLASDAAVTRVQQQRVPTELCFSLDANKQQRQLIAELEDKNREILQEIQRLRVQHEQASQPPPDKGQQNPTLLAELRLLRQRKDELEQRMSALQESRRELMVQLEQLMMLLKTQGPSSPRSSPSHTVCRPIPTPTQSESAGTTPTHTPQDSLMGVGGDVQEAFAQGPRRNLRNDLLVAADSITNTMSSLVKELNSEGGSETESLLDSEFGRCQIDDMMPTPSSEGLLAQVATRPRHAGAGEEVSYENELERQLEGELVKHRPEPEQAMVTLKQ, from the exons ATGGTTCTTTCTGAAGG AGCCATAGAGGCCCGTGCGGCGAGCGGCGACACCATGGCGGACCGAAGACAACTGTTTGCGGAGATGA GGGCTCAAGATCTGGACTCCATAAGGTTGTCGACGTACAGGACAGCTTGCAAACTCAGATTTGTTCAGAAGAAATGCAACC TTCATTTGGTGGACATCTGGAATGTGATCGAGGCTTTCAGAGAGAATGGCCTCAACACCATGGACCTCAACACGGAGTTCACTGTGGCGCGGCTGGAAGCAATACTGTCCACCATCTTCTGCCAGCTGAACAAGCGCATGCCCACCACTCACCAGATCAGCGTGGAGCAGTCCATAAGCCTACTGCTCAACTTCCTGCTGGCGGCGTATGACCC GGAAGGCCTTGGAAAAATATCCGTCTTCATTGTCAAAATGGCCCTAGCAACCATTTGCGGAGGGAAGATTATAGACAAGCTAAGAT ACATTTTTTCACAGATATCAGATCCTGGTGGTATCCTGGTATACTCCCAGTTTGACCAATTTCTAAGGGAGGTACTCAAATTACCAATGACCGTTTTTGAGGGGCCATCCTTTGGCTATACTGAGCAAGCCACAAGAACATGCTTTGCACAGCAG AAAAAGGTGTCCCTCAACACCTTCCTGGATACGCTGATGTGGGACCCTCCCCCTCAGTGTCTGGTGTGGTTACCGCTCATGCACCGCCTCGCCAATGTGGAGAACG tCTTCCACCCGGTCGAGTGCTCCTACTGCCACAGTGAGAGTATGATGGGCTTCCGCTACCGCTGCCAGCAATGTCATAATTACCAGCTCTGTCAGGACTGCTTCTGGAGGGGGCATGCCAGCGGTTCCCATAGCAACCAGCACCAGATGAAGGAATACACGTCATgg AAATCCCCTGCGAAGAAGTTATCGAGCGCGCTCAGTAAGTCCCTGAGCTGTGCGTCCAGTCGGGAGCCTCTCCACCCCATGTTCCCTGACATGCTTGAGAAGCCCCTAAACCTAGCCCACATAGT GCCACCCAGACCAATGAACCTGACCAACGACTACACCCTCTCCCACTCCATGCCCACCACGGGGAACCCCTACTCCACCAAACA CACCAAGAATAATGAAGTTGAGCACAGAAAAAACTTGGCTAGGGCCGCACCAGATCTGTTGAGAGGGAAGGG GTTAAACTACAGCCTTGATGTGGCCGATAGACTTGCCGATGAACATGTTCTGATTGGCCTCTATGTGAATCTGCTCCAAAACAACCCTAAATG TTTGCTGGAGAGCAACAACCACCAGGATGAAGAGCACAGCCTCATCGCCCGCTACGCCGCCAGACTGGCCTCCGACGCAGCCGTCACG cgTGTGCAGCAGCAGAGGGTCCCCACAGAGCTGTGCTTCTCTCTGGACGCCAACAAGCAGCAGCGGCAGCTGATCGCTGAGCTGGAGGACAAAAACAG AGAGATCCTGCAGGAGATCCAGAGGTTGCGTGTGCAGCATGAGcaggcctcccagcctcccccagacaAGGGCCAGCAGAACCCCACTCTCCTGGCTGAGCTTCGCCTCCTCAG GCAACGCAAAGACGAGCTGGAGCAAAGAATGTCGGCTCTGCAGGAGAGTCGTAGGGAGCTCATGGTGCAGCTGGAGCAGCTGATGATGCTGCTGAAG ACCCAGGGTCCTAGCTCCCCTCGCTCCTCCCCCAGCCACACCGTGTGCCGGCCCATCCCCACGCCGACCCAGTCAGAGTCCGCcggcaccacccccacacacacgcctcaggACTCTCtcatgggggtgggaggggacgTGCAGGAGGCCTTCGCTCAGG GACCCAGGAGAAACCTGAGGAACGACCTCCTCGTCGCCGCCGACTCCATCACTAACACCATGTCATCGCTCGTCAAGGAGCTGAACTCAG AGGGGGGCAGCGAGACAGAGAGCCTTCTGGACTCAGAGTTCGGGCGTTGCCAGATCGACGACATGATGCCCACTCCCAGCTCAGAGGGGCTCCTGGCGCAGGTCGCCACCAGACCaag GCATGCAGGcgcgggagaggaggtgagctaCGAGAACGAGTTGGAACGTcagctggagggggagctggtGAAACACCGACCGGAGCCAGAGCAAGCCATG GTGACATTGAAGCAATGA